In Plasmodium gaboni strain SY75 chromosome 11, whole genome shotgun sequence, the following proteins share a genomic window:
- a CDS encoding putative splicing factor (part of same gene as PGSY75_1123900A~gap found within coding sequence) encodes NTPYVYVRSKMALGRACGISRSVIATSIVTKDGSPLETQITELKDLIEQMLI; translated from the coding sequence AATACTCCTTATGTTTATGTAAGAAGCAAAATGGCCCTGGGACGAGCTTGTGGCATTTCACGATCTGTAATTGCAACATCTATAGTCACAAAAGATGGATCACCACTAGAAACACAAATTACTGAGCTTAAAGATTTAATTGAACAGATGTtaatatga
- a CDS encoding putative splicing factor (part of same gene as PGSY75_1123900B~gap found within coding sequence), with the protein MSNTLISNESVPNSKVDEQEEEINAKIFPLASLELTNQILDVVQRATVYRQLKRGANE; encoded by the coding sequence atgtcCAATACATTAATTTCCAATGAGAGCGTACCTAATTCAAAAGTAGATGAACAggaagaagaaataaatgCAAAGATTTTTCCATTAGCTTCACTAGAATTGACAAATCAAATATTAGATGTTGTTCAAAGGGCTACTGTGTATAGGCAATTAAAAAGAGGAGCAAATGAAG
- a CDS encoding putative endoplasmic reticulum oxidoreductin, whose translation MRILLIPLILSLITYAIIFLKGKKISYIYISDNIRNKFENILLYFNIFEVQYPQSYINNEKLLGLHVRDIEKDAYRVYPILKELKQKDYFRVFKVNLHLSCKAFLKGNEKCKEIKKCSVCECEQDEIPYNFRTNEIEIIENKMTNEDLKKTFIESKLYKDILGIYAPSNEGFISYVDLVYNSPSFTAYEGRNIWNMIYKENCFQNEKSECEEMNSFYKIISGMQSNIAVLSSEYFYLKNDFVFGEIQMNNKFNNDYLKNLNYDYSVTFFKEKIGLYPERIENLYFTFAILLRSMCRLKSLFKQCKCNSGYEQNDKEAVRLLDDLLENFYHSCSSKEFLEPLFPQHGKDILSKFMNITNILDCVPCVKCRLHGKLKTTALQIALVEGVSDEHIGSLERNEITALINALYYFADSILIINKFEDRLKLKKTIFIFYVLSFSLFLFLVIYSIVFLTIRNYKKKKKKVA comes from the exons atGCGAATTTTGTTAATACCTTTAATATTATCCCTAATAACATATGctattatatttttaaaggGGAAGAAAataagttatatatatattagtgataatataagaaataagtttgaaaatattttattgtattttaatatttttgaagTGCAGTACCCCCAAAGTTATATAAAcaatgaaaaattattagGTTTACATGTAAGAGATATAGAAAAAGATGCATACAGAGTATATCctatattaaaagaattaaaacaaaaagatTATTTTAGAGTATTCAAAGTTAATTTACATTTATCATGTAAAGCTTTTTTAAAAGGTAATGAGAAATgtaaagaaataaaaaaatgtagTGTTTGTGAATGTGAACAAGATGAAATACCATATAATTTTAGAACAAACGAAATTGAaattatagaaaataaaatgacAAATGAAGATCTCaaaaaaacatttataGAAAGTAAATTgtataaagatatattagGAATTTATGCACCTTCAAATGAAGGATTTATATCTTATGTGGACCTCGTTTATAATTCTCCATCTTTTACAGCATATGAGGGTAGAAATATATG GAATATGATTTACAAAGAAAATTGTTTTCAGAATGAAAAAAGTGAGTGTGAAGAAATGAACAGTTtctataaaataatttctGGGATGCAATCTAATATAGCTGTTTTATCATcagaatatttttatttaaagaaCGATTTTGTATTTGGTGAAATCCAgatgaataataaatttaataatgattatCTTAAAAATCTAAATTATGATTATAGTGTgacattttttaaagaaaaaatagGATTATATCCAGAGAGAATAGAAAACTTATATTTCACATTTGCCATCCTGTTAAGGTCTATGTGTCGTCTTAAGTCGTTATTTAAGCAATGTAAATGTAATTCAG gATATGAACAGAATGATAAAGAAGCAGTGAGACTGTTAGATGACCTATTAGAAAATTTCTATCATTCATGTTCTTCGAAAGAATTTCTGGAACCACTTTTTCCTCAACACGGCaaagatatattatcaaaGTTTATGAATATAACCAATATTCTAGATTGTGTTCCATGTGTCAAGTGTAGATTGCATGGAAAGTTGAAAACAACAGCATTGCAAATAGCACTCGTG gAAGGAGTGAGTGACGAACATATTGGCTCACTTGAACGCAACGAAATCACTGCCCTCATAAATGCCCTATACTATTTTGCAGATTccatattaataataaacaa ATTTGAGGATAGGCTAAAGTTAAAAAAGaccatttttattttttacgTTTTATCCTTTTCTCTATTTTTATTCCTAgtaatatattcaatagTTTTTCTAACTATTCgaaattacaaaaaaaaaaaaaaaaaagtagcataa
- a CDS encoding putative neutral-sphingomyelinase activation factor protein — protein MEKSQKIRSFNLLFLEEDEEYIDDMLITMKTRKEKEDNKNNNINKNNNKNNNINKNTNENGNYIYVELKGRLRLCSKSLIFEAYNVDEEVLKFPFKKLENIKLGIFKNEIIIKTCEVIRIKTIIHNKKTRCISQFIYERKYKKNINALNSLYNEYYDEYKIIDNNNIDEKIYIFEKILNNFDDFLDINKCYNNKNGSFIDTTKENINNKPVNSEEQKQTKNIKIKNKTNDHISSNIHINDYITDKLECDNKNKNNDNNGNIQIQNKDNQCGDESHLDRDHINSQTKGMSINLESSTDKEKDKDISFVYVFSCENSSMLMKKMKHIYELIVKIKTAMIINEKQMDILIKEKKSKYKIGNKSRAEEMINKNTNIIINNNNNNNNSNNNNSNSNNNNNSNVSCQNRNVLKSDNTKEDNYNKEMQKKKRDDDDDNNKRNEYSTNNNGVIKNKELNLDKYIESIMNKLKENIKFDISSINIHEKIITNRIDGFWVYKVSPLLKVKGILNITNKYIYFQPYPNFTNKKEKKWNVEKILHVFKRIITMKPNALEIIFDNEKRKKYDSLYIEFLSYDDREIIINILKRIKSECFFIEENKDFVYTIQEKWSEGYISNYIYLDFLNCIGGRSRKDFSQYPIYPWIISCYKTDKKLEYDNKEIYRDLKKPVGCLNKNRLNSLIEKMHDHDYFYGSHYSTLAYVVYFLIRLYPECQLKLQSGKFDTISRMFLSMESTYHTALNANSSFIELIPEFYEDDESFLKNNLNIITNEGNINDVILPKWCSNPKEFLIFLKNALESNYVNENLNSWIDLIFGYKQNGHNAKECFNLFHPLTYMHSILNEKLSRDYNNKDNYESNKAEKENTFEQNFNQNIKDLITTMSSKALKTQLHEFGQCPYQIFKQPHVSKKQVHTFVYNEKISNSPWYYSDVINQLLREEIMKKKKKKIKTKKKKNLHIGAKGYATNNIHRKKRIGDLVGVGGVNMGVNIGVNIGVNIGDDIGGGDGSLIHYDYEGDNIDGNTDDDVDDDVDDDVDDDVDDDVDDDVYDNVYDNVDDDDVIDARNPTLSYNLSSHKQRNILMDDKNIKYENVNINNKRKDDEYCDYFKRYNWNLYRAETFSACKIRGIASTCEHTCFSCNNGYIKLITHKDLLNCNIKNNNNFISLKISDDNFSCINNIQNNYVLGTSTGNIVFINPKSILNIDYKNKYNNICENKSKIDIKEQVKNQNINQHGIENNNNNDEYEHDFFSDDFSDDLFNFHSNDSSDFLYNSFEDIFYDKNENIYDNIYNHINNKEDKGLFFNDNNIYSQIISKKIHNDTINSISCSYNYITTASSDETIELINADTNFDIIQVYDNFNDKVRYVQLKNKLLFAMSNDLKLFDIRIGKKNIYLNNINNFNSSNKLFLNISSQNRSSKKKFIESARKRVYNNNNNNNMMYDNNNNNMMYDNVNNNMMYSKNLIGWPYQDNYVRVNYLNKPFLYEKKIKKNIHSNFNKNQYNFIHACLINDYNILCVDEKDYLYFYDIRNEKWHNILSNSLMGTIKNNNKYKLKKKRNYKIVSAACNKQRLCLINDDGHVFYEHMNFCDSNNILSKTNFFPRSSLITTKYISFFNHFDDIDNINNDYILFTSEDAQMEIYKKGN, from the coding sequence ATGGAGAAATCACAAAAAATACGATCCTTTAATTTGCTGTTTTTAGAAGAGGATGAGGAATATATTGATGACATGCTAATAACTATGAAAACAAggaaagaaaaagaagataataaaaataataatattaataaaaataataataaaaataacaatattaataaaaatacgAATGAAAATGGtaactatatatatgttgaaTTAAAGGGTCGATTAAGACTGTGTTCTAAATCATTAATTTTTGAAGCATATAATGTTGATGAGGAAGTTTTGAAATTTccttttaaaaaattagagaatataaaattaggaatatttaaaaatgaaataataattaagACATGTGAAGTCATACGAATTAAAACtattatacataataaGAAGACGAGGTGTATATCACaatttatttatgaaagaaaatataaaaaaaatataaatgcATTAAAtagtttatataatgaatattatgatgaatataaaattatagataataataatatagatgaaaaaatatatatttttgaaaaaatattaaataattttgatgATTTTCTAGACATCAACaaatgttataataataaaaatggatCTTTCATTGATACTACAAAAGAgaatattaataataagCCTGTAAATTCAGAGGAACaaaaacaaacaaaaaatataaaaattaaaaataaaacaaatgatcatatttcttcaaatatacatataaatgattatataacaGACAAACTAGAatgtgataataaaaataaaaataatgataataatggaaatatacaaatacaaaataaagataatcAATGTGGTGATGAATCTCATTTGGATAGAGATCATATAAATAGTCAAACAAAAGGAATGTCAATAAATTTAGAATCTTCAACagataaagaaaaagataaagATATAAGCTTTGTGTATGTTTTTTCTTGTGAAAACTCTTCAATGcttatgaaaaaaatgaaacaCATTTATGAGTTGatagtaaaaataaagacAGCAATGATAATTAATGAAAAACAAATggatatattaataaaagagaagaagagtaaatataaaattgGAAATAAATCAAGAGCTGAAgaaatgataaataaaaacaccaatataatcataaacaataataataataataataatagtaataataataatagtaatagtaataataataataatagtaatgTTAGTTGTCAGAATAGAAATGTTTTAAAATCAGATAATACAAAGGAggataattataataaagaaatgcaaaaaaaaaaaagagatgatgatgatgataataataaaagaaatgaatattctacaaataataatggtgttataaaaaataaagaattaaatttagataaatatatagaaagtattatgaataaattaaaagagaatataaaatttgATATTAGTAGTATTAATATCCATGagaaaattataacaaATAGAATTGATGGTTTTTGGGTTTATAAAGTATCTCCATTATTAAAAGTAAAAGgtattttaaatattactaataaatatatatatttccaACCATATCCAAATTTTACTAATaagaaagaaaagaaaTGGAATGTTGAAAAGATATTACATgtatttaaaagaataattaCAATGAAACCTAATGCTTTAGAAATAATTTTTGATAATgagaaaaggaaaaaatatgattctttatatatagaatttttatcatatgatgatagagaaataataataaatatattgaaaaggataaaaagtgaatgtttttttattgaagaaaataaagattTTGTATATACTATACAAGAAAAATGGTCTGAAGGATATATAagtaattatatatatttagatTTTTTGAATTGTATTGGAGGTAGAAGTCGAAAAGATTTTTCTCAATATCCTATATATCCATGGATTATATCATGTTATAAAACAGATAAAAAACTtgaatatgataataaagaaatatatcGTGATTTAAAAAAACCAGTTGGAtgtttaaataaaaatcgtttaaattcattaatagaaaaaatgCATGATcatgattatttttatggTTCACATTATTCAACTTTAGCTTATgttgtatattttttaattagATTATATCCTGAATGTCAATTAAAATTACAAAGTGGTAAATTTGATACTATATCTAGAATGTTTTTATCTATGGAAAGTACTTATCATACAGCATTAAATGCAAATTCATCATTTATAGAATTAATTCCTGAATTTTATGAAGATGATGAAagttttttaaaaaataatttaaatataattacaaATGAAGGGAATATAAATGATGTTATATTACCCAAATGGTGTTCTAATCCTAAAgaatttttaatttttttaaaaaacGCATTAGAAAGTAATTATgtaaatgaaaatttaaattCTTGGATAGATTTAATATTTGGTTATAAACAAAATGGTCATAATGCAAAAGAatgttttaatttatttcatcctttaacatatatgcattctatattaaatgaaaaattatctagagattataataataaagataattaTGAAAGTAATAAAGcagaaaaagaaaatacCTTTGAGCAAAATTTtaatcaaaatattaaagatTTAATAACTACTATGTCTTCAAAAGCTTTGAAAACTCAATTGCATGAATTTGGACAGTGTCCTTATCAAATATTTAAACAACCTCATGTCTCAAAAAAGCAGGTTCACACTTTTGtttataatgaaaaaatttCAAATTCTCCTTGGTATTATTCTGATGTGATTAATCAATTATTGAGAGAGGAAAtcatgaaaaaaaaaaaaaaaaaaataaaaacaaaaaaaaaaaaaaatcttcATATTGGAGCAAAGGGTTATGCGACAAATAACATACACAGGAAGAAGCGAATTGGCGACCTAGTTGGTGTGGGGGGTGTTAATATGGGTGTTAATATTGGTGTTAATATTGGTGTTAATATTGGTGATGATATTGGTGGTGGTGATGGTTCTTTGATTCATTATGACTATGAAGGAGACAATATTGATGGTAACACCGACGATGATGTGGATGACGATGTGGATGACGATGTGGATGATGATGTGGATGACGATGTGGATGACGATGTGTATGACAATGTATATGACAATGTAGACGATGATGATGTGATAGATGCTAGAAATCCCACTTTATCATACAACTTATCATCACATAAACAAAGGAATATTCTCATggatgataaaaatatcaaatatgaaaatgtaaatataaataataaaagaaagGATGATGAATATTGtgattattttaaaagatataattGGAATTTATATAGAGCAGAAACATTTTCTGCATGTAAAATAAGAGGAATAGCTAGTACATGTGAACATACTTGTTTTTCTTGTAATAAtggatatataaaattaataacacataaagatttattaaattgtaatataaaaaataataataattttatatcattaaaaataagtgatgataatttttcttgtataaataatattcaaaataattatgtattAGGAACATCAACTGGTAATATTGTGTTTATAAATCCAAAGagtatattaaatatagattataaaaataaatataataatatatgtgaGAATAAAAGTAAGATAGATATAAAAGAACAAGtaaaaaatcaaaatataaatcaacatggaattgaaaataataataataatgatgaatatGAACACGATTTTTTTAGTGATGACTTTTCTGatgatttatttaattttcaTAGTAATGACTCAAGtgattttttatataattcttttgAAGATATCTTTTATGACAAAAATGagaatatatatgataatatatataaccatataaataataaggAAGATAAAggtttattttttaatgataataatatatatagtcaaattatatctaaaaaaatacataatgATACAATTAATAGTATTAGTTGTagttataattatataacaacTGCTTCATCTGATGAAACTATAGAATTAATAAATGCAGATACAAACTTTGATATTATACAAGtttatgataattttaatgATAAAGTTAGATACGTgcaattaaaaaataaattattatttgcTATGTCTAATGATTTAAAACTTTTTGATATAAGAattggaaaaaaaaatatatatcttaataatataaataattttaatagttctaataaattatttcttaatatatCATCACAGAATAGGAgttcaaaaaaaaaatttattgAAAGTGCTAGAAAAAGggtatataataataataataataataatatgatgtatgataataataataataatatgatgtatgataatgttaataataatatgatgTATAGTAAAAATTTGATAGGTTGGCCATATCAAGACAATTATGTGAGGgtaaattatttaaacaAACCATTCctttatgaaaaaaaaataaaaaaaaatattcattcAAATTTTAATAAGAATCAATATAATTTCATACACGCTTGTCTTAttaatgattataatatattgtgtgtagatgaaaaagattatttatatttttatgacATACGAAATGAGAAATGGCATAATATCTTATCCAATTCATTAATGGGAactataaaaaataataacaaatataaattaaaaaagaaaagaaattataaaattgtTTCTGCTGCTTGTAATAAACAAAGATTATGtttaataaatgatgatggacatgttttttatgaacatatgaatttttgtgatagtaataatatattatcaaaaacAAATTTCTTCCCTAGAAGTTCCTTAATAACcacaaaatatatatccttCTTTAATCATTTTGATGatatagataatattaataatgattatattttatttacaaGTGAAGATGCACAAATGGAGATATACAAAAAAGGAAActaa
- a CDS encoding hypothetical protein (conserved Plasmodium protein, unknown function): protein MRNSNKRKLTTVENESRKKRSTCDGGDMNVKDLTLKEENKNTKNVTIKVDKETKEKKGKNMNHQNKNIHDKKQDDVIFMDDVDGYDKEYFKNLKKGAIIEMTLYNWMVFSGPVTLKANKGINLIAAANASGKSSIACALVFGLGYNSNILSRNKELINFIKKGEKKSYIEITLKCDDEKNFICIKRIMNIINNKVESFWFVNNKKENYEKIERIQKDFNLNLDNLITFMPQENVSKFSRLNPEELFECTLLAIDKKLLDDYNYLKKKIEEKKSGEIKIQTYEHEILQEEKIISDLETKKKKYENLRMLLSTMKLYRVKKSLLLIEHKKKQVINIKEHIESLIKEKDTHFNTLKYYLSELEKCHKVINNLTLEYSSKKIIIKESLNKYMKLNLTLEDMEKQIIKEEKIMDDTVQNIYENKECIKELENKKKKIKEEIYKLEEFFNKKKEERNKKILTTEDNKMNDNNCEISKKKKNLSALLNDDNPYDDIKEKELQNELKKISDENKKLLMKKYNIQSEYKSILDKLKKRKNYENIQEEKFLNSIEFTLRERILNYKKNIKNIVETYNLLNKEYIENLKRKYDQTKIHNINEFNDEIVDELSKQNIIYGPLCKYIKCIKPQYDYILEYFLKKYFNSFLLIQKDNKELLEVLYKKYKLSVITTNDKYVDHNNNKINSNNDNTNFVSPKFCRVTNEMKERGVEYFLYELFDSPDVIKNSLINIIPIHISFIVKGDTLKNKSTKEINEFNNFMIKEISKQLNEDVRSLFYFCEDNIHRYRISTYDKNIFIENFSHIEKRCKILYCINKDVKKDIVNLMERKEKCEKEVEDLEIKFSEFEKKKKEKNDEYNKIILERNEMNIKKKKYTLLKNELINIDENLNKYMKGENIIEEKKNMILKNINLINNKKIDICEEYFHILKEHCIYDKELFVMYHKLNQWKKYLSIIKNENIENEEKHENLKNSIELEKNKLNSYIYDINELEGLLKIQKNELNQEEINTLDSIPFNLEQVENKLKECIIQEKIYNNLDNNKSEEKYNILLLSIQRHKQNVQNKKNEISNLKLNILENDKQIQFILPQWSNQINEYIIFLNYNFEKFMNFINPEFYGKIDLIKKNDIYEKCELYIKVKFKKNAPFLLLSISHQSGGERSLTTMLYILSIQKLTKNGFYVLDELNQGLDHVNEQKIFQLLSCLSNPNMYKQYFLHNYNYKYIHIDYYSIPQYFILTPQIIRNIVFKDITVHYLFNGFGVIDKQFENFYTNNTT, encoded by the coding sequence ATGAGAAATTCAAATAAAAGGAAGTTAACAACCGTCGAAAATGAAAGTCGTAAAAAAAGAAGTACGTGTGATGGGGGAGATATGAATGTAAAGGATTTAACACttaaagaagaaaataagaATACGAAGAATGTTACAATAAAAGTGGATAAAGaaacaaaagaaaagaaaggaaaaaatatgaatcaccaaaataaaaatattcatgATAAAAAGCAAGATgatgttatatttatggATGATGTTGATGGTTATgataaagaatattttaaaaatttaaaaaaaggTGCTATCATAGAAATGACCTTATATAATTGGATGGTATTTAGTGGGCCCGTAACTCTAAAAGCTAATAAAGGCATAAATTTAATAGCTGCTGCAAATGCAAGTGGTAAATCTTCGATCGCTTGTGCTTTGGTTTTTGGTTTAGGatataatagtaatatattatctcgaaataaagaattaataaattttataaagaaaGGTGAAAAGAAGAGTTATATAGAAATTACCTTAAAATGTGATGATGagaaaaattttatatgtataaaaagaattatgaatattataaataataaagtGGAAAGTTTTTGGTttgttaataataaaaaagaaaattatgaaaaaattgAAAGAATTCAAAAAGACTTCAATTTAAATTTAGATAATTTAATTACATTTATGCCTCAAGAAAATGTTAGTAAATTTTCTAGATTAAATCCAGAAGAATTATTTGAATGTACCTTATTAGCtattgataaaaaattattagatgattataattatttaaaaaaaaaaattgaagaaaaaaaaagtggAGAAATTAAAATTCAAACATATGAACATGAAATACTacaagaagaaaaaattataagtGATTTAGAaactaaaaaaaagaaatatgaaaatttaaGAATGTTATTATCTACAATGAAGTTATATAGAGTAAAAAAATCTTTGCTTCTAATTGAACACAAGAAGAAACAagttataaatataaaggaACATATAGAATCTTTgattaaagaaaaagatacacattttaatacactgaaatattatttgtcTGAACTAGAGAAATGTCATAAagttataaataatttaacCTTAGAATATAGCTcgaaaaaaataattataaaagaatcacttaataaatatatgaaattaaaTTTAACATTAGAAGACATGgaaaaacaaataattaaagaagaaaaaattatggATGACACAGTTCagaatatatatgaaaataaagagtgtataaaagaattagaaaataagaaaaaaaaaataaaagaagaGATATACAAGTTAGaagaattttttaataaaaaaaaggaggaacgaaataaaaaaatattaacaaCAGAAGACAACAAAatgaatgataataattgtgaaattagtaaaaaaaaaaaaaatttgagtgcattattaaatgatgataatccatatgatgatataaaagaaaaagaattaCAAAATgagttaaaaaaaatatctgatgaaaataaaaaattattaatgaaaaaatataacatacAATCAGAATATAAATCTATATTagataaattaaaaaaaagaaaaaattatgaaaatatacaagaagaaaaatttCTGAATAGTATTGAATTTACATTAAGAGAACgaatattaaattataaaaaaaatattaaaaatattgtagaaacgtataatttattaaataaggaatatatagaaaatttaaaaagaaaatatgatCAAACtaaaatacataatataaatgaatttaaTGATGAAATTGTTGATGAATTATcaaaacaaaatataatatatggtcctttatgtaaatatataaaatgtataaaaccacaatatgattatattttagaatattttttaaaaaaatattttaatagTTTTCTATTAATTCAAAAAGACAACAAGGAATTGTTGGAAgtgttatataaaaaatataaattatctGTTATAACAacaaatgataaatatgttgatcataataataataaaataaatagtAATAATGACAATACTAATTTTGTATCTCCCAAGTTTTGTCGTGTCACTAATGAGATGAAAGAAAGAGGTGtggaatattttttatatgaacTTTTTGATAGTCCAgatgttataaaaaatagtCTTATCAACATAATACCTATAcatatatcatttattgTTAAAGGAGatacattaaaaaataagagcacaaaagaaattaatgaatttaataattttatgatTAAAGAAATATCAAAACAATTAAATGAAGATGTTAGGagtttattttatttttgtgAAGATAATATACACCGATATCGCATAAGTACATATgataagaatatatttatagaaaatttttcacatatagaaaaaagatgtaaaatattatattgtataaataaggatgtaaaaaaagatatagTTAATTTGATGgaaagaaaagaaaagtGTGAGAAAGAAGTTGAAGACttagaaataaaattttcagaatttgaaaaaaagaaaaaagaaaaaaatgatgaatacaataaaataatattagaAAGGAACGAAAtgaatattaaaaaaaagaaatatacattattaaaaaatgaattaataaatattgatgaaaatttaaataaatatatgaaaggtgaaaatattattgaagaaaaaaaaaatatgattcttaaaaatattaatttaataaataataaaaaaatagatatatGTGAAGAATATTTccatattttaaaagaacattgtatatatgataaagaattatttgTTATGTATCATAAATTGAATCaatggaaaaaatatttatcaataataaaaaatgaaaatatagaaaatgaagaaaaacatgaaaatttaaaaaatagTATTGAActagaaaaaaataaattaaattcttatatatatgatataaatgaattagaagggttattaaaaatacaaaaaaatgaattaaatcAAGAAGAAATCAATACATTAGATTCAATTCCTTTCAATTTAGAACAAGtggaaaataaattaaaagaatgTATAATtcaagaaaaaatatataataatctagataataataaatctgaagaaaaatataatatattattattatcaatacAAAGACATAAACAAAATgttcaaaataaaaaaaatgaaatatctaatttaaaattaaatatattagaaaatGATAAACAAATACAATTTATATTACCACAATGGTCAAATCAAattaatgaatatattatttttttaaattataattttgaaaaatttATGAATTTTATTAATCCAGAATTTTATGGAAAAATAGATCtaatcaaaaaaaatgatatatatgaaaaatgtgaattatatattaaagtcaaatttaaaaaaaatgcaccttttttattattatctatatcTCATCAATCTGGAGGTGAAAGATCTTTAACAACcatgttatatattttatcaattcaaaaattaacaaaaaatgGTTTCTATGTTCTAGATGAATTAAATCAAGGATTAGATCATGTTAACGAACAAAAAATCTTTCAATTACTTTCCTGCTTATCAAATCCAAATATGTATAAACAATATTTCttacataattataattataaatatattcatatcgattattattctataccccaatattttatattaacaCCACAAATTATTAGGAATATCGTATTTAAAGATATTACGGTTCATTATCTTTTCAATGGTTTTGGAGTTATAGATAAACAATTTGAAAATTTCTACACAAATAATACAACATGA